In a genomic window of Gadus macrocephalus chromosome 9, ASM3116895v1:
- the kcnj11 gene encoding ATP-sensitive inward rectifier potassium channel 11: protein MLSRKGLLPEDYLLTRLSEEVQQPSSKFKASQRKARFVAKNGTCNVAHTNIREQGRFLQDVFTTLVDLKWVHTLIIFTMSYLCSWLLFGMIWWLIAFAHGDLDDTGDEFIPCVTGIQSFSSAFLLSIEIQVTIGFGGRMVTEECVSAIIILIVQNIVGLVINAIMLGCIFMKTAQANRRAETLIFSKHAVISIRNSKLCFMVRIGDLRKSMIISATVRMQVVKKTSTSEGEVVPLDQIDIHLDNPIGTNGLFLVSPLIICHVIEKESPLYQVSASDLQHDDIEVIVVLEGVVETTGITTQARTSYVSEEILWGQRFVPTVSEEEGMYAVDYSKFGHTVRVPTPCCSAKTFDETGGIAHFKTKEGTTSRAAVRKRKLLGAVHKQQSFIIS from the coding sequence ATGTTGTCCAGGAAAGGACTCCTTCCAGAGGACTATTTACTGACGCGCCTGTCCGAAGAAGTCCAGCAGCCCAGCAGCAAGTTCAAGGCGAGCCAGAGGAAGGCTCGGTTCGTCGCCAAGAACGGAACTTGCAATGTGGCCCACACGAACATCCGCGAGCAGGGCCGCTTCCTTCAGGACGTTTTCACCACCCTCGTGGATTTAAAATGGGTCCACACACTGATCATCTTCACCATGTCGTACCTTTGCAGTTGGCTGCTTTTTGGGATGATCTGGTGGCTCATTGCCTTCGCGCACGGCGATTTGGATGACACAGGGGACGAGTTTATCCCGTGCGTAACGGGCATCCAGTCGTTCTCCTCGGCATTCCTCCTCTCCATAGAAATCCAAGTCACCATCGGTTTTGGTGGTCGGATGGTCACAGAAGAATGCGTGTCCGCCATAATTATTCTCATCGTCCAAAACATCGTCGGGCTGGTGATCAACGCCATCATGCTGGGTTGCATCTTCATGAAAACCGCGCAGGCCAATCGGCGCGCCGAAACCCTGATTTTCAGTAAACACGCGGTCATCTCCATCCGAAACAGCAAGCTGTGCTTCATGGTCCGCATCGGGGACCTGAGGAAAAGCATGATCATCAGCGCCACCGTGCGCATGCAGGTGGTCAAGAAGACGAGCacgagtgagggtgaggtggtgCCTCTGGACCAGATCGACATCCACTTGGACAACCCAATCGGCACGAACGGCCTCTTTCTGGTGTCCCCACTCATCATATGCCACGTGATCGAGAAAGAGAGTCCTCTATACCAGGTGTCCGCGTCGGATCTGCAGCACGACGACATCGAGGTGATCGTGGTGCTCGAGGGAGTGGTGGAGACGACGGGCATCACCACGCAGGCGCGGACGTCGTACGTGTCAGAGGAGATCCTGTGGGGGCAGCGTTTCGTGCCCACAGTCTCCGAGGAAGAGGGCATGTACGCGGTGGACTACTCCAAATTCGGCCACACCGTGCGGGTGCCGACGCCGTGCTGCAGCGCAAAGACCTTCGACGAGACTGGAGGCATTGCGCATTTTAAGACGAAGGAGGGCACCACCTCGAGGGCGGCGGTGAGAAAGCGGAAGCTTCTTGGCGCAGTACACAAACAGCAGAGCTTCATCATCAGTTAG